CTGGTTGAGCATTTCCCTCGGTGTGGCATGCACTGGCAGCGTGCCATCCTGCTGCGCCATGAAAACGGCCACGAGGCCCAGAGATGCGGATCTGCTGGGTAGAAGTTGTCCCGAGCGCAGGAAGATGCGAGATACACGGCTGGCATATTGAAGGCGCCATCCCCAGTCTACGGGCTTCTGCTCTCAGACCCAGTATTTCCTTCTTCACCACGGTGGACAGGCACACATTTGTAtaagaggaagacacaggaggaagaggaaggaagagcggaggaggagggaggcagggagacagggaggtagTCGGACGCaggcaagaagggaggaagagaaaacgaGAACTGTATACCCACTGACGCTGGGGAACAGGCTTGGCGGGTTAACAAGGAGAGGACGAGAGTCTCCAACTCTTCCCGTTATCCCCCGAACTGCCCCACTTGTGTCTCGGCCGGTCCCACGCCATGGAAAAGCCCTCTGCTTTGCTGCGTGACGCGGGACTGCTGTCTCTCAGGAAGTTCGGTGACTGCTGCTTGCTTCGTCTGGGTGTCCTGAGGCTGTTTCTATCGCCCTGCTTGATTCTGCCTTCACAGACGGAGGAGATGAACTCGCATATCCTGCAGCCCAGAGTCTTTGATCGCACTGGGATatgcagctggggggtgggggctccaaGAGACAGATGCCTGTGGGAGTCTGGAATCAGGCTTGGTGGGGAAACCGACTTGGGCTCAGGCATGACTTCGGCTCATCGCTAGGCAGGTTGCCACTTCCTCACGAGGCATGCCGCCAGTCTACATGCAAGCCAGGGACCAGCGCCGGGGAAGGACCGCCAAGCCGACTCGCCAACCTCTTCCCAGGCCAGTGGGACTTGTAACACACGATGAAATTCATAGAGCACGAACGCAGATGCTGATGTGGCCACCTTGTTTTCATCTGAAATGTTTCCACGAGTTATCCCCAATTAAGAAACACGTTAAGCACTTATTTGCTAAAGATTCCTaacattagggggaaaaaaacttcctcttcttccattCCCGCATCATCAGGAAAACGATGTCAACAATGGGCAAGGAAGTCATGCCCATTGGTCCAAATGTGGGGACCCGGTGCATAAAATCCCCACAGGAGGACGAGACAAATGAATCTGAGAAACTCACCTGGGAACAGAAGCTCCCCCTCCACCTGTGACACCATGACCGAAtcgtgctgctccccttgctgccAGCCAACgtgctgcaggaccacctgctgcaggaccacctgctgccagCCCAGCTGCTGCGGGTGCGGCGGTGGCTGTGGACAAGGCGGCTGCGGGTCCAGCTGCTGTGGGTCCTGCTGCTGCCAGCCTTGCTGCTGCCGCCCAACTTGCTGCcagaccacctgctgcaggaccacctgctgccggCCCAGCTGCCGCGGgtgcggcggcggctgcgggtcCAGCTGCTGTGGGTCCTGCTGCTGCCAGCCTTGCTGCTGCCGCCCAACTTGCTGCcagaccacctgctgcaggaccacctgctgccggCCCAGCTGCTGTGTGTCCAGCTGCTGTCAGCCCAGCTGCTGTGGGTCCAGCGGCTGCGGACAAActtgctgtggctccagctgctgtCAGCCAGCCTGCTGTACCCCTGTGTACTGCACGAGGACCTGCTACCACCCcacctgttgctgcttgcctggatGCCTCGCCCAGGGCTGTGGATCCAGCTGCTGCTAGCCTGCTTGCCAGCCAAACCGCCGCCATAACGCCTGCTGGAGGACCACCACAGACCCACGGCGGCCGCGGCCACCCCTGCTGCGTGTCCGGCGGCTGCCACACTTCCTCCTGACAACGGCCTCACCAACAACCCACGAACGGCACACAGCACCGATTGGCCAGCGGGGAAACGGACACTGACAAACGTTGCCCAAACCCAGCATGCAGTCGCCAACATTTCCGCTACTCACCTGCCTGTTCAAAGCCTTGGGAATCGGCTGGAGGAAGTGTGGACCACTTCTCctgattctcttcttcctcaggtCTTGGGAGTCCCCTGCCAGCGTCATGCATGCGGACATGGAGTCAAGATCTCTGCCTTGACTCCACAGTCAAGATGGTCATCCTGCCTGACGACCTTGGAGAAATAAAGCCCCTCACACCTGGTAGAAATGCATTCTTTTGCAACTCTTGGTGTCTGCGCAAGGAGGGTTTCCTTCTCGGTGCATTCATGGTCCTTGGATGCTGATTTCTTCATGTCGGGACCCTTCTGCATGTCTCCCTAGACACAGGGACTCTCACATGAGTGTCTTAATAAACCCAGTACCGATCTGCATACCATAACGCTGTCCGTGTCCCCGTACGGCATGCGCGACCTAATGGTTTCTGTACAGGTCACAGCCCACATGCACTAATTACCCGTTTGGAGACTCCTAGCCGGCCCCCACAAATTCCTATCTCCATGTGAGGATGAGGGAATCTAGGGACGTTCTGTCCCAGAGCCGAGCTGACAGGGAAGCACTCAGGCGCCAGGCTACGTCTCCGGCCCTTGCTCAAGGGCGCTCACATACCCACGAGCAGGCGAGTTAGGCAACAGCCTGGGCCAGAGCAACAGCAAGATGCTGGTCCGAGGGTCTTTGAGGCCCGCGGAAGTCCTCTTGTCCTGTAGATGCGGGTGATATCTGGGACAAAGTGGTAGACAGCCGAGTGGCACCACGCAGGGACCTCCAGCCCAGTGTCAGGGCAGCGGCCTTGCCCTTTAGAGCTCCTGGGAACACGGGGGCACTTTCGCGGTGGTCGGCACCAGCCTGCCCAACGTGCACTCCTCCCGCTCAGAGACAGGAGAGCCTGCGGAGGGCCTCCTGGTCCTCAGGACCTCGGCGGGAGGCGGgatcggggggcgggggtggcagggCTGTGCAGAGGCCTCGGGCAGTTTTGGGACAAACACGTCATGCTCCGCAACTGGCACGCGATATGGCGTCAGGATCTACAGGGCACCGAGAAAAGGAAGGATGGGCGGCGTCACGGACCGAGAGCCCCTGCGCTGGGCGTGTGGGTTGCCTTGGAGTAATCCGTGAGCTCGGAAGCGCTGAAGGGAAGCAAACAACCTCCggcctctggggaaggaaccGTGAAGCGCTGGAGGGAAACCAAAGGGCCTCttctggggatgggtgggggtgaGACCCacgtgaggaggaagaaagagaaaagagcctgGGCCTTCACCGGAGTCCCGACAGATCCAAGGCAGGCGCCTCTGGGCCCGCACTCATGCACGACGCTGCCTCGGCGCTCAGCGATGTGAGGCCGGATCCAGGCTCTGACGGGAAGGGCAGATGAAGGCCCTGGGTCACTTCCCGCGGGCAGTGGACGGACCTCTGAGGGGCTAGGTCGGCTTCTGTCCCGGGCACCCACCAGCCCTGGAGACCAGCTATCCAGGAGGCTCTCAACAGACTGCCAACGCCGCACTTGACTCTTGCTGGTTCTTAGTACTTGGGGGATTGTGAGCTGTGCTGAGAAACGAGAAACGGACAGGACCTGGGCTGCAACCTACTTGCTAAGTACCGGCCTGATGCTTCATGTACATTTTCTTGAATTCCTGAAGTAATTTTCAACTTAGGGCTCAAGGTTCCCGCTGCAGGGGTCAGGAACTCAAGACCGAGATGGCTGAAAGTCACGTCAGCGCCTGGTACCTCCCAGAAGAGACACTGAAGATCAGCGTCCAGGCACGTAGCTTCGCTGGGGAGGGCAGATGCCAGTGGCCGGAGGGCGGGAAAGCGACGCAGGCAAGACGCACTGTCAGTCCAGGGTCCCAGCTTGCACGGGAAGCTTACACCCGAGAGCGAGATCAGAAAGGACGTAATACACTCATTGGGATTCCCCTAATTCAGCGACAAGGGAGCTGGCATCTCTACAAACCGGCTCTCCAGAAGCACTGGTTGAGCATTTCTCTCGGTGTGGCATGCACTGGCAGCGTGCCATCCTGCTGCGCCATGAAAACGGCCACGAGGCCCAGAGATGCGGATCTGCTGGGTAGAAGTTGTCCCGAGCGCAGGAAGATGCGAGATACATGGCTGGCATATTGAAGGCGCCATCCCCAGTCTACGGGCTTCTGCTCTCAGACCCAGTATTTCCTTCTTCACCACGGTGGACAGGCACACATTTGTAtaagaggaagacacaggaggaagaggaaggaagagcggaggaggagggaggcagggagacagggaggtagTCGGACGCaggcaagaagggaggaagagaaaacgaGAACTGTATACCCACTGACGCTGGGGAACAGGCTTGGCGGGTTAACAAGGAGAGGACGAGAGTCTCCAACTCTTCCCGTTATCCCCCGAACTGCCCCACTTGTGTCTCGGCCGGTCCCACGCCGTGGAAAAGCCCTCTGCTTTGCTGCGTGACGCGGGACTGCTGTCTCTCAGGAAGTTCGGTGACTGCTGCTTGCTTCGTCTGGGTGTCCTGAGGCTGTTTCTATCGCCCTGCTTGATTCTGCCTTCACAGACGGAGGAGATGAACTCGCATATCCTGCAGCCCAGAGTCTTTGATCGCACTGGGATatgcagctggggggtgggggctccaaGAGACAGATGCCTGTGGGAGTCTGGAATCAGGCTTGGTGGGGAAACCGACTTAG
This region of Mustela lutreola isolate mMusLut2 chromosome 15, mMusLut2.pri, whole genome shotgun sequence genomic DNA includes:
- the LOC131816634 gene encoding keratin-associated protein 9-4-like, encoding MTESCCSPCCQPTCCRTTCCRTTCCQPSCCGCGGGCGQGGCGSSCCGSCCCQPCCCRPTCCQTTCCRTTCCRPSCRGCGGGCGSSCCGSCCCQPCCCRPTCCQTTCCRTTCCRPSCCVSSCCQPSCCGSSGCGQTCCGSSCCQPACCTPVYCTRTCYHPTCCCLPGCLAQGCGSSCC